From a single Collibacillus ludicampi genomic region:
- a CDS encoding competence protein ComK, producing the protein MLVMEGIVPIPRVLDVEEYWGKLAGCIPLYMDGYGDVTEVILNDGTSKYDRRPIQHVMEHIATFTGSNLTSLRRCYGDIISRKKHVPLPLSPKILFIPCKCRTPRVASDSATGYVVYQQIEEVVQTGSGGSAILLTNGRQIHCMQSARYVEEQLCRARIIEMFYHARMFGYEHLLTNWNFGKKKRRERLVNQLSVLVNRSVEGIPDCNFRTPACGVCKKID; encoded by the coding sequence ATGCTGGTGATGGAAGGTATCGTCCCGATTCCACGTGTTTTGGATGTCGAAGAATACTGGGGGAAACTTGCAGGATGCATACCTTTGTACATGGATGGTTACGGAGATGTGACAGAAGTCATTCTGAATGATGGGACGAGCAAATATGATCGTCGTCCGATCCAACATGTGATGGAGCATATTGCCACATTTACAGGAAGCAACCTGACTTCGTTGCGCAGGTGTTACGGTGACATTATCAGCAGGAAGAAGCATGTGCCTCTTCCGTTATCGCCGAAGATACTATTCATCCCTTGCAAATGCCGCACGCCGCGCGTGGCATCCGACTCGGCGACGGGATACGTGGTTTATCAGCAGATTGAGGAGGTTGTTCAGACAGGGAGTGGCGGTTCGGCCATCCTCCTAACAAACGGACGACAGATCCATTGTATGCAAAGCGCACGTTATGTGGAGGAACAGTTATGCAGAGCGCGCATCATAGAGATGTTTTATCACGCGAGGATGTTCGGCTATGAACACCTCTTGACGAACTGGAACTTCGGAAAAAAGAAAAGACGGGAACGGTTAGTGAACCAACTGTCCGTTCTCGTCAACCGAAGCGTAGAGGGAATCCCCGATTGTAATTTCCGCACGCCCGCTTGTGGCGTTTGTAAGAAGATTGACTAA
- the fabZ gene encoding 3-hydroxyacyl-ACP dehydratase FabZ, giving the protein MLNIDEIQSIIPHRYPFLLVDRIVELEVGKRAVGIKNVTMNEPFFQGHFPGYPVMPGVLIVEALAQVGGVALLSMEENRGRLAFFAGIDGVRFREQVRPGDTLRLEVEIIKSKGSIGKGQGKAYVGDKLVCEGELMFALQKQESR; this is encoded by the coding sequence TTGCTGAACATCGATGAGATTCAGTCGATCATCCCCCATCGCTATCCTTTTTTGCTGGTGGATCGCATCGTCGAACTGGAAGTGGGGAAACGGGCGGTTGGCATCAAGAATGTCACGATGAATGAGCCGTTTTTTCAGGGGCATTTCCCGGGCTACCCGGTGATGCCAGGTGTACTGATCGTTGAAGCCCTGGCGCAAGTCGGCGGTGTAGCGCTCCTCTCCATGGAAGAGAACCGCGGGCGCCTGGCATTTTTCGCGGGGATCGACGGCGTGCGTTTCCGCGAGCAGGTGCGTCCAGGGGATACGTTGCGCTTGGAAGTGGAAATCATCAAATCCAAAGGTTCCATCGGCAAAGGCCAAGGCAAGGCGTATGTCGGCGACAAATTGGTCTGCGAAGGGGAGCTGATGTTCGCCCTGCAGAAACAAGAGAGCCGGTGA
- a CDS encoding YigZ family protein — MIPSYRTIHGYGEETIIIKKSKFIGYAMPVTSEEEAVAFIEEIRKKHWDATHNCYAYQIGYHDEIQKSSDDGEPSGTAGKPILEVIKKERLKNVVVVVTRYFGGIMLGAGGLVRAYGQTAASGLKAAGIVTRLLCNQVHISIDYTWLGKVEHEMRAHQFLIHHIDYAERVHVTAWVPVDDTDRLVNLLTNATSGRAEITIGDSLYASVDENGQLVH, encoded by the coding sequence ATGATCCCATCGTATCGCACGATTCACGGCTACGGGGAAGAAACCATCATCATAAAAAAATCCAAATTCATCGGCTACGCGATGCCCGTAACGTCTGAAGAAGAGGCGGTCGCGTTCATTGAAGAGATCCGCAAAAAACATTGGGACGCCACACACAACTGCTACGCCTACCAAATCGGCTACCATGACGAGATCCAGAAGTCGAGCGATGACGGCGAGCCGTCCGGGACGGCAGGCAAGCCTATCCTCGAAGTGATCAAAAAAGAACGTTTGAAAAACGTGGTCGTCGTGGTGACCCGCTATTTCGGCGGGATCATGCTCGGAGCGGGCGGACTCGTACGCGCCTACGGGCAAACGGCAGCCTCGGGACTCAAGGCCGCCGGCATCGTCACGCGCCTCTTATGTAACCAAGTGCATATTTCAATCGACTATACGTGGCTCGGAAAAGTGGAACATGAGATGCGCGCCCATCAATTTCTCATCCATCACATCGACTATGCGGAGCGGGTACATGTGACCGCATGGGTGCCTGTTGACGATACGGACCGCTTAGTCAATCTTCTTACAAACGCCACAAGCGGGCGTGCGGAAATTACAATCGGGGATTCCCTCTACGCTTCGGTTGACGAGAACGGACAGTTGGTTCACTAA
- the pgsA gene encoding CDP-diacylglycerol--glycerol-3-phosphate 3-phosphatidyltransferase: MNLPNLLTLIRFALIPVYFLAFFSDSPYNMIWALTVLLFAGLTDILDGYLARKYKLVTELGIMLDPLADKLTMLAVILSFIISGRISWLAAALLITRDVAMIVVSGVFHLRGKKTVPATIWGKTTTVFYYISLVAIMFQLPLADSLLWCTILLSLVTSFVYLGQFVKLNNRTLL, encoded by the coding sequence GTGAATCTTCCGAACCTGTTAACTCTGATTCGATTTGCTTTGATTCCCGTTTACTTCCTTGCGTTCTTCTCGGATAGTCCTTACAACATGATATGGGCGCTCACCGTTTTGCTCTTCGCCGGATTGACCGATATCTTGGACGGATATCTCGCCCGCAAATACAAGCTTGTCACGGAACTCGGCATCATGCTGGATCCTTTGGCGGATAAACTGACGATGTTGGCAGTCATTCTCTCATTTATTATCTCCGGAAGAATCTCCTGGCTTGCCGCCGCCCTGCTGATCACCCGCGATGTCGCGATGATCGTCGTGTCTGGAGTCTTTCACTTGCGCGGCAAGAAAACGGTTCCTGCCACGATCTGGGGCAAAACGACGACCGTTTTTTATTACATATCCCTGGTGGCAATCATGTTTCAATTACCGCTGGCCGATTCTTTATTGTGGTGCACGATTCTCTTGTCGCTGGTCACAAGTTTCGTCTACCTCGGCCAGTTTGTCAAACTGAACAACCGCACATTATTGTGA
- a CDS encoding RNA polymerase sigma factor yields MKQANIQSREDLQETIRMAQTGDPQAMIHLLEQFEPLVQRAVAIRYPKKQEREDLLQEAYVALIRAIQLYNHGEVSFPHYAKQIVYGATWSATRRNSRIRGKETPDGTRNEDGETLSIFDRIPDEQAAAAYMEPELESYLMTLSPRERMVVVEVVFGGMRMADLARREGVSLDTVKVWKKRAFAKIRKSVEKDL; encoded by the coding sequence ATGAAACAAGCGAACATCCAATCGCGGGAAGACTTGCAAGAAACGATTCGCATGGCGCAAACGGGAGATCCGCAGGCGATGATCCACCTGCTGGAACAGTTTGAGCCACTGGTGCAACGAGCCGTCGCCATCCGCTATCCGAAGAAACAAGAGCGCGAAGATTTGCTTCAGGAGGCGTATGTGGCGCTCATTCGTGCGATCCAACTGTACAATCACGGGGAGGTCAGCTTCCCTCATTACGCCAAACAGATTGTATACGGCGCCACATGGAGTGCCACGCGCAGGAACTCCCGAATTCGGGGGAAAGAAACTCCCGACGGCACGCGCAATGAGGACGGGGAGACGTTAAGCATCTTTGACCGCATTCCCGATGAGCAAGCCGCTGCCGCCTACATGGAGCCGGAACTGGAAAGCTATCTGATGACCCTCTCTCCACGGGAACGGATGGTAGTCGTCGAGGTCGTGTTCGGAGGCATGCGCATGGCGGATCTCGCACGACGGGAAGGCGTATCTCTCGATACGGTCAAAGTGTGGAAAAAACGGGCGTTCGCGAAAATTCGTAAGAGCGTAGAGAAGGATTTATAA